A genome region from Crossiella equi includes the following:
- a CDS encoding sugar ABC transporter permease, with translation MSTTRKRGERSRLASIGLHATLIVASVIAVFPVFWVLVTSFKPDDKAVEPTPKLVNEFTTGNYTDVLTGVKGSFLTWFGNSVVIASLTTVIAVFLAATTGYAVSRFRFPGYRMTMLSFLVIQMFPFAVLIVPLYNIMLSLGLQGTGFGLVLIYCTTAVPFCAYMLKSYFDTIPADIDEAGRIDGLSHFGVFWRLVLPLARPGLAVTAFYAFLTAWGEVAFASAFLSAADQNKTLAVGLQVFVQQNRTEWGHLAAASILVAIPAVLVFYLVQRFLVTGLSAGAVKG, from the coding sequence ATGTCGACGACGCGCAAGCGCGGCGAGCGCTCGCGGCTGGCCAGCATCGGCCTGCACGCCACGCTCATCGTGGCCTCGGTGATCGCGGTCTTCCCCGTGTTCTGGGTGCTGGTCACCTCGTTCAAGCCGGACGACAAGGCGGTCGAGCCGACGCCAAAGCTGGTCAACGAGTTCACCACCGGCAACTACACCGACGTGCTCACCGGCGTGAAGGGCAGCTTCCTCACCTGGTTCGGCAACTCGGTGGTGATCGCCTCGCTGACCACGGTGATCGCGGTGTTCCTGGCCGCGACCACGGGATACGCGGTGAGCCGGTTCCGCTTCCCCGGCTACCGGATGACCATGCTGAGCTTCCTGGTCATCCAGATGTTCCCGTTCGCGGTGCTGATCGTGCCGCTGTACAACATCATGCTCAGCCTGGGCCTGCAGGGCACCGGCTTCGGGCTCGTGCTGATCTACTGCACGACCGCGGTGCCGTTCTGCGCGTACATGCTCAAGAGCTACTTCGACACCATCCCGGCCGACATCGACGAGGCCGGGCGGATCGACGGGCTGTCCCACTTCGGCGTGTTCTGGCGGCTGGTGCTGCCGCTGGCCCGGCCGGGCCTGGCGGTGACCGCCTTCTACGCCTTCCTCACCGCCTGGGGCGAGGTGGCCTTCGCCTCCGCGTTCCTGTCCGCGGCCGACCAGAACAAGACGCTGGCGGTCGGGCTGCAGGTGTTCGTCCAGCAGAACCGCACCGAGTGGGGCCACCTGGCGGCTGCATCGATTCTGGTCGCGATCCCGGCCGTGCTGGTCTTCTACCTGGTGCAACGGTTCCTGGTGACCGGGCTCTCGGCGGGCGCGGTGAAGGGGTGA
- a CDS encoding carbohydrate ABC transporter permease — translation MVLPVIVVIGVLVLLPLVQGVYYSFTNINEANIANPILDRPASYEWVGLTNYLNVLSGDPSYGDFWAVLVRTLIWTFASVFCHYVIGLGLAVLLNRKIAARGLYRVLLILPWAVPAFISAFAWKYMFNAQYGIINQLLGSVGLPQPVWLGQSDLALVAVIIVNVWLGVPFMMVALLGGLQSIPEDLYEAAEIDGASTWQRFRNITLPGLRSVSSTVVLLGTIWTFNMFAVIYLVTGGINPNTRILVIYAFERFFSGASRDYAIASTYGVLILSLLLVFASGYRRALRKQGEVW, via the coding sequence ATGGTGCTGCCGGTCATCGTGGTGATCGGTGTGCTGGTCCTGCTGCCGCTGGTGCAGGGCGTGTACTACAGCTTCACCAACATCAACGAAGCCAACATCGCCAACCCGATCCTGGACCGGCCCGCCTCCTACGAGTGGGTGGGCCTGACCAACTACCTCAACGTGCTCTCCGGCGACCCGTCCTACGGGGACTTCTGGGCGGTGCTGGTGCGCACGCTGATCTGGACCTTCGCCAGCGTGTTCTGCCACTACGTGATCGGGCTCGGCCTGGCCGTGCTGCTCAACCGCAAGATCGCCGCGCGCGGGCTGTACCGGGTGCTGCTGATCCTGCCGTGGGCGGTGCCCGCGTTCATCAGCGCGTTCGCCTGGAAGTACATGTTCAACGCGCAGTACGGGATCATCAACCAGCTGCTCGGCTCGGTCGGGCTGCCCCAGCCGGTGTGGCTCGGCCAGTCCGACCTGGCGCTGGTCGCGGTGATCATCGTGAACGTGTGGCTGGGCGTGCCGTTCATGATGGTGGCCCTGCTCGGCGGGCTCCAGTCGATCCCGGAGGACCTGTACGAGGCCGCCGAGATCGACGGCGCGAGCACCTGGCAGCGCTTCCGCAACATCACGCTGCCCGGCCTGCGCTCGGTGTCCAGCACCGTGGTGCTGCTGGGCACGATCTGGACGTTCAACATGTTCGCGGTGATCTACCTGGTGACCGGCGGCATCAACCCCAACACCCGCATCCTGGTCATCTACGCCTTCGAGCGGTTCTTCTCGGGTGCCTCCCGGGACTACGCGATCGCCTCGACCTACGGCGTGCTGATCCTGTCGCTGCTGCTGGTGTTCGCGTCCGGGTACCGCCGGGCACTCCGCAAGCAGGGCGAGGTGTGGTGA